The following proteins are co-located in the Pochonia chlamydosporia 170 chromosome 6, whole genome shotgun sequence genome:
- a CDS encoding Las1-like protein (similar to Cordyceps militaris CM01 XP_006670796.1) yields MVQYVLTPWRERKELLLVRDQFYATDQGSSTSAADAPDSDNVAERQRLAVARVSMWMQRGNCPHLVESTALLTAAVLSDGGSDGGMYAVRAAYSAAFSRFVTGLLDSHQDKQRKQSMYSIAKTIGLPATFVELRHQATHEQLPSLAKLRAAAQKALVWIWEYYWRDLGGDACRETVLEYLRGEGDDAQRERAMRRLDGFERGRVLRVIEALQGELPGNQVYLRCLKLSKEVMMRVDKGEEEEGEGEGEGEGEMCFKYNTRNMHIQSIPMWVGSSNNYAYLVVDDKSKDAVIIDPANPPEVAPILKDAISSGKINLTAIVNTHHHWDHAGGNKKLLAELGTPDLTIIGGKNCEGVTKTPAHEETFKLGNIQVKGVHTPCHTQDSICFYMEDDTGRAVFTGDTLFISGCGKFFEGNAAEMHEALNKRLGSLPNDTIVYPGHEYTKSNVKFAISVLQSDPVKKLQAFADTNQVTTGKFTIGDEKQHNVFMRVDDPVVQKATGATDPVDVMGKLREMKNNFK; encoded by the exons ATGGTGCAATACGTCCTCACGCCGTGGCGGGAACGAAAGGAACTCCTCCTCGTACGGGATCAGTTCTACGCGACTgaccaaggcagcagcacaTCAGCAGCAGATGCACCCGACTCCGACAATGTAGCTGAGCGGCAGAGACTGGCCGTGGCTCGCGTGTCCATGTGGATGCAGCGCGGGAACTGTCCCCATCTGGTGGAGTCGACGGCTTTATTGACGGCAGCGGTGTTGAGCGATGGGGGCAGTGACGGGGGGATGTATGCTGTGAGGGCGGCCTATTCTGCTGCCTTTAGTCG TTTCGTAACCGGCCTCCTAGACAGCCACCAGGACAAACAGCGCAAACAAAGCATGTACTCCATCGCAAAGACAATCGGCCTCCCCGCCACGTTTGTCGAGCTGCGTCACCAAGCTACCCACGAGCAGCTGCCGTCGCTCGCGAAGCTGCGGGCCGCGGCGCAAAAAGCCCTCGTCTGGATATGGGAGTACTACTGGCGGGATTTGGGGGGCGACGCGTGCAGGGAGACGGTGCTGGAGTATCTGCGTGGTGAGGGGGACGATGCGCAGAGGGAGAGGGCGATGAGGAGGCTGGATGGGTTTGAGAGGGGGAGGGTGTTGCGCGTGATTGAGGCGTTGCAGGGGGAGTTGCCTGGGAATCAGGTCTATTTGAGGTGTTTGAAGCTGTCgaaggaggtgatgatgagggttGATAagggggaggaagaggagggtgagggtgagggtgagggtgagggtgagatG TGCTTCAAGTACAACACTCGCAACATGCATATCCAGTCGATTCCCATGT GGGTTGGGAGTAGCAACAACTACGCCTACCTCGTCGTTGATGACAAATCCAAGGATGCCGTGATTATCGACCCTGCCAACCCGCCAGA GGTTGCGCCGATTCTCAAAGACGCCATATCGTCGGGCAaaatcaacttgactgcCATTGTAAACACACATCA CCACTGGGACCATGCAGGCGGTAACAAGAAGCTG CTCGCCGAGCTGGGCACACCAGATCTGACGATTATCGGCGGCAAAAACTGCGAAGGCGTAACCAAGACGCCCGCCCATGAAGAAACCTTCAAGCTGGGAAACATCCAGGTCAAAGGAGTGCACACGCCGTGCCATACACAGGACAGTATCTGCTTCTACATGGAGGACGATACCGGCAGGGCAGTATTCACAGGCGACACGCTCTTTATCAGTG GATGCGGCAAGTTCTTTGAAGGCAACGCCGCTGAGATGCACGAGGCGCTGAACAAGAGACTCGGTTCACTGCCCAACGACACAATCGTTTAT CCTGGCCACGAGTACACAAAGTCCAACGTCAAGTTTGCGATTTCCGTGCTGCAAAGCGATCCggtcaagaagctgcaagCCTTTGCGGACA
- a CDS encoding cytochrome P450 monooxygenase (similar to Talaromyces stipitatus ATCC 10500 XP_002479105.1) — MEQWVAIAARLGFIAGAISLLAIIYTAGFWIYNLWLHPLSKFPGPWFCAVSRIPYLHSLLTGKHHETVLRLHKKYGPVVRIAPNELAFSNSDAWKDIIGHKNNAEEFAKYRPQYRPGRSAFLPPDILCAGRDEHAALRRQLSHGFSDKSMRAQEPRIVQFVDLLIKRLHQWSDNGKTPLRMDSWYNFTTFDIIGDLAFGDSFGCLENSDYHEWVKCIFALARLGSYFQVEDYYPFLKRVVTRLIPNKTLERQDFHNKINRAKLQARIDAGPRDDLIEGVLKKKDEWNMSIERLESNSTLLVIAGSETTATVLSGVTYLLTANPQTLERLTKEVRSTFTSEDEITIESVSRLQYMLACLDEALRMYPPVAVGLPRVTPDDGAMVAGHFVPKGTVVGVHHWAVYHLEEYFKDPFNFHPERFLGDPKFANDNRNILQPFHLGPRNCIGRNLAYAEMRLILARVVYNFDMKLASESSGWLNQRSFALWEKNPLLVYLTPRADREKLQK; from the exons ATGGAGCAATGGGTTGCGATTGCTGCCCGTCTCGGGTTCATAGCTGGGGCCATATCACTACTC GCTATAATATATACAGCAGGCTTCTGGATATACAACCTGTGGCTGCACCCGTTGAGCAAGTTTCCGGGACCATGGTTCTGTGCAGTATCTCGAATCCCCTACCTGCATTCTCTGCTGACGGGAAAACACCATGAGACTGTATTGCGGCTACACAAGAAATACGGCCCCGTTGTACGGATTGCACCAAACGAGCTTGCCTTTAGTAATTCCGACGCTTGGAAAGATATCATAGGCCACAAGAACAATGCTGAAGAGTTTGCCAAGTACCGTCCGCAGTATCGACCGGGTAGATCTGCATTTCTACCTCCAGATATCTTATGCGCTGGTCGAGACGAACACGCCGCACTTCGTCGCCAGCTATCTCACGGATTTTCAGACAAGTCCATGCGGGCACAAGAGCCTCGGATCGTGCAATTCGTCGATCTCCTCATCAAACGCTTACACCAGTGGAGCGACAATGGAAAGACGCCCTTACGTATGGACTCGTGgtacaacttcaccaccTTCGACATTATAGGTGATTTGGCATTCGGCGACTCTTTTGGTTGCCTCGAAAATTCCGACTACCACGAGTGGGTCAAATGCATTTTCGCATTGGCTCGTCTCGGGAGTTACTTCCAGGTCGAAGATTACTACCCTTTCTTGAAGCGCGTCGTCACCCGACTGATTCCCAACAAGACGCTTGAGAGACAGGACTTCCATAACAAAATCAACAGGGCTAAGTTGCAAGCGAGAATCGATGCTGGTCCCCGGGATGACCTTATTGAAGGAGTTttaaagaagaaggatgagtGGAATATGTCGATCGAGAGGCTAGAGTCGAACAGCACCTTGCTCGTAATTGCTGGGTCCGAGACAACTGCCACGGTGCTCTCCGGCGTCACCTACTTGCTCACAGCCAATCCTCAGACCCTCGAGCGTCTGACAAAGGAAGTCCGGTCGACGTTTACCTCTGAAGATGAGATTACTATCGAATCTGTTAGTAGACTTCAGTACATGTTGGCTTGCTTAGACGAAGCCCTCCGAATGTACCCACCTGTTGCGGTTGGTTTGCCAAGAGTCACTCCTGACGATGGTGCAATGGTCGCTGGACACTTTGTACCCAAAGGC ACTGTGGTTGGCGTCCATCATTGGGCTGTGTATCATTTGGAAGAATACTTCAAAGACCCATTCAACTTTCATCCAGAACGATTTTTAGGAGATCCCAAGTTCGCCAACGACAACAGAAATATTTTACAGCCCTTCCATCTCGGCCCGCGAAATTGTATTGGTAGAAA TCTGGCATATGCCGAGATGCGTTTGATTCTCGCCCGAGTGGTGtacaactttgacatgaAACTTGCGTCTGAAAGCTCCGGCTGGTTGAACCAGCGATCTTTTGCATTATGGGAGAAGAATCCTTTGCTGGTATATCTCACACCCCGGGCTGACCGGGAGAAGCTgcaaaaatga